A window of Anabas testudineus chromosome 7, fAnaTes1.2, whole genome shotgun sequence genomic DNA:
GTCGACTTACTCTTATGCAAATGCCAGTATTGCAAGACAAGCATTCAGTAGTTTATGGACAGCAATTATATGGCACCCTTTACCGAACTGCACGTTTTCATCGATTCCAaaccaagaagaaaaaaaaaggccctGCTTTGATAGAAAGTCATGGGTCCTCGACACTTTGCATGTGAACTAGTGTTAGATCTATTTTCCTCTTCTCAATagctgtctttctctctgtctttccctgtTATGTGACCCGACCCCTGCCCGTAAAGGTTTCATCTCCTCTCAGTTCTCctaatgtgttttgctttttcctcctttttcttcccttctcttgtttgtaagttttatttttgtaattgtgCATGTACAAGCGTCACTGACTCGATGgatatgtttaaaaaagaaaaaaaaaaaaaaagatttcagctGCTGAAGCCATGCAAAACGTTTTGAATTGCCCTAAAAATATGGAAGATGTTTTCTGAATGCTTTATATTCTTTctgctgtaaaataataaaaaaaggaaaaaatgaagaaaactcGAGAACCAAGTTTGCAACgtctttttgtttcctctgttgccGATGTGATTCTCACAACACATCTATTTAAatcaagaaaacacagaagaggcAGTATttataatgtcattttttatttctctctatttttatCAACATATAGTGGAGACATTTGTTCACACAGCAGTCAACTTCTTAATAAACGTGTaactaaatataatttaacacAGCATAAAAGTCCCCAAGGAACAGGTCTCATTCATACCTATGGCATTGTTCTGAAAGCATTTCCTGTATGTATGAGAGCACAtgcatatgtgcacatacagtgtaTGCATGGATCATGTGTCTTCCATCGTCTGCATCTATGGGTGCGAgggttgtgtgttttagtgcaAGCCCTGTCTTTTGTGTGAAGCATCAGCGCCGGTTGTCAGTTTTACACGCAGTACTTCCAGAAGCACTCGTTATTCCCCGTTCTCTTCCTGAACTGCTTTCGGATGCCAAACACACGGCCGAATGGATTCAGGAGACTTTGTTTCTCCAGCAGGACCTGAAAGAAAGTAATAGAGTAGCATTGATAAGCATTTAGCTTGGATAGTGAGCTGTATTGTTTACTGCTCTTTGCTGTTTTAGGGATTATAGAAAACACACCTCTCTTTTCATCCCTCTGGGAAGCAGACCTGTTGTTCTGACACCTGCAGGGGTAGAgtaaaggttaaagaaaaaaggagTGGGGAAATAAAGGAGTGCCACTTGCACTTTTATCAAACTTCCTGCTGTCGATCGATACCTGCAACTGTCTGTCACTCCACTGGTGCTGAGTTTAAACCATAGACAGTACGGTCACAGTATGTTAAGTGCTTCACATTTACAGCTGTTAGACTGCTGCTGCACAAGCGCAAGTCAGTACAagtaatatgtgtgtgtgatgtgcttCTTACCATCTCTGTTGAACTCCCCAGATAACAGAGTGGAATATCTAAGACCAGCACCATCCTGAGGAGGGAACGTTTgctcagagagagacagatcgTCCAGGCTGCCGACTCCTCTGTCCTCCACTGAAACTGACGACAGCAGaacaatcacacacagctgatcaTCAGGATGAAATTGTGCTGTATTCAGTGGTGGTGGTGCACACAGAGGTTACTTTGTACCGTGTTATTgtacttaataataatttgctttttacttttagttCTTCTCTTTTTAGAGGGAAATATTGTACGTGTAACTTCACTACGTTTATTTGCCAGTTTTAGTTGCAAGTtgctttgcagatgcagattct
This region includes:
- the LOC113166989 gene encoding urotensin-2-like, translated to MKRNHLLSWAFLLVASGPLLGHPITESAEMPYPGPVSVEDRGVGSLDDLSLSEQTFPPQDGAGLRYSTLLSGEFNRDGVRTTGLLPRGMKREVLLEKQSLLNPFGRVFGIRKQFRKRTGNNECFWKYCV